Proteins co-encoded in one Setaria viridis chromosome 9, Setaria_viridis_v4.0, whole genome shotgun sequence genomic window:
- the LOC117838270 gene encoding probable CoA ligase CCL12 — protein MAASARGSVWEIQPGDVGAAGLGAADGGAFLAALRSAAAAAGPGAAGDAVWAAVAAAGVLLPEHPHALHQLVYYSVYAGWDRAARGPPPYWFPSPIDSKQTNLGRLMEANGPKLLKSSYKDPISSFSHFYRFSVENQEVYWSMVLKQLALKFQQEPKAILSTSDRSKKGGTWLQGAVLNIAECCLLPCPSLKRTDDSTAIVWRDEGLDDHPVNRMSLKELRSQVIAVANALDTMFQKGDRIAIDMPMTCNAVIIYLAIVLGGFVVVSIADSFAPQEIGTRMGVSKAKAIFTQDFIIRGGKKVPLYSRVVQGTSSKAVVIPANGDYLGVTLRNGDMSWKDFLSRAAGRSSIYSPAYQSVDAITNILFSSGTTGEPKAIPWAQLSPIRCAADTWAHMDVRPEDIGCWPTNLGWVMGPIILYSCFLNGATLALYHGSPLGRDFCKFVQDAGVTVLGTVPSLVKSWKAANCAKGLDWTKIRVLGTTGEASDIDDNLWLTSRTSYKPIVECCGGTELASSYIQGSLLQPQVFGAFSGASMSTGFVILDEQGTPYPDDVPCAGEVGLFPLYFGATNWLLNADHNKVYFDGMPIYKGRQLRRHGDIIQRTVGGYYIVQGRADDTMNLGGIKTSSVEIERVCNRADEGLLETAAVSVKPAGGGPEHLAILAVLKDRSAQYDVNVLKSKFQRAIQKNLNPLFKVSYVKVVPEFPRTASNKLLRRVLRDQLKQELSNHSKL, from the exons atggcggcgagcgcgaggggGAGCGTGTGGGAGATCCAGCCCGGCGACGTGGGGGCCGCGGGGCTCGGGGCCGCCGACGGGGGCGCGTTCCTCGCGGCGCTCCGCTCcgctgcggccgcggccggcccgGGAGCCGCCGGGGACGCCGtgtgggcggcggtggcggcggcgggggtgctgCTGCCGGAGCACCCGCACGCGCTCCACCAGCTCGTCTACTACTCCGTCTACGCCGGGTGGGACCGCGCCGCCCGGGGCCCGCCGCCGTACTGGTTCCCGTCACC GATTGACAGTAAGCAAACGAACCTGGGGAGATTGATGGAAGCAAATGGACCGAAGCTGTTAAAATCATCATACAAGGACCCTATATCAAGTTTTAGCCACTTTTACAGGTTTTCAGTAGAAAACCAAGAG GTCTACTGGTCAATGGTGCTAAAGCAGCTCGCACTCAAGTTTCAACAAGAACCAAAGGCAATTCTAAGTACGTCAGATAGATCAAAGAAAGGGGGAACTTGGCTTCAAGGAGCGGTGCTCAACATTGCCGAATGCTGTCTGCTACCTTGCCCTTCCTTGAAGAGGACAGATGACAGTACTGCTATTGTTTGGAGGGATGAAGGTCTTGATGATCATCCAGTGAACCGTATGTCACTGAAGGAGCTTCGTAGTCAAGTGAT AGCTGTTGCAAATGCACTAGATACCATGTTCCAGAAAGGGGATCGGATTGCAATAGACATGCCTATGACATGCAATGCAGTCATCATATATTTGGCAATCGTCCTTGGTGGCTTTGTTGTTGTGTCAATAGCAGATAGTTTTGCGCCACAGGAGATTGGTACTCGCATGGGTGTTTCAAAAGCAAAGGCAATTTTTACTCAG GATTTCATTATTAGGGGAGGCAAGAAAGTTCCACTTTACAG CCGTGTCGTGCAAGGAACTTCATCTAAAGCTGTTGTGATTCCTGCAAATGGAGACTACCTTGGAGTTACACTGAGGAATGGTGATATGTCCTGGAAAGACTTTCTTTCTCGTGCTGCTGGAAG GTCATCTATCTATTCTCCAGCTTATCAGTCTGTAGATGCGATAACTAATATACTATTTTCTTCAGGAACAACTG GGGAGCCAAAAGCTATACCATGGGCACAACTTTCTCCCATAAGATGTGCAGCTGATACATGGGCCCATATGGATGTTCGTCCAGAGGACATTGGTTGCTGGCCTACTAATCTGGGCTGGGTTATGGGACCTATAATCCTGTACTCATGCTTTCTTAATGGTGCGACTTTGGCTTTATATCATGGATCTCCACTTGGACGTGATTTTTGCAAATTTGTACAG gatgctGGTGTGACTGTATTAGGAACTGTGCCTAGCTTGGTGAAGTCATGGAAAGCTGCGAACTGTGCTAAAGGGCTTGACTGGACCAAAATCAG GGTACTAGGCACGACGGGGGAGGCATCTGATATTGATGATAATCTGTGGCTAACTTCACGCACATCATACAAGCCTATTGTTGAATGCTGTGGGGGCACGGAGCTGGCATCCTCATACATTCAAGGTAGTCTTTTGCAACCGCAAGTCTTCGGCGCTTTTAGTGGTGCGTCAATGTCCACTGGATTTGTCATACTTGATGAACAGGGGACTCCATAT CCTGATGATGTACCTTGTGCTGGAGAAGTGGGTCTCTTCCCTTTGTATTTTGGTGCTACAAATTGGCTTCTCAATGCTGACCACAACAAGGTTTACTTTGATGGCATGCCCATTTACAAAGGAAGG CAACTCCGACGGCATGGAGATATAATCCAGAGGACAGTAGGTGGGTACTATATTGTACAGGGCAGAGCAGATGACACCATGAACCTTGGAGGAATTAAG ACAAGTTCAGTAGAGATAGAAAGGGTATGCAACAGAGCCGATGAGGGACTGCTAGAAACAGCTGCAGTTAGTGTCAAGCCTGCTGGTGGTGGACCGGAACATCTGGCTATCTTAGCAGTGCTGAAAGATAGATCGGCCCAATACGATGTAAACGTTCTCAAGAGCAAGTTCCAGAGAGCCATTCAGAAGAACCTCAATCCTCTTTTCAAG GTGAGCTATGTCAAAGTTGTTCCCGAGTTCCCAAGAACTGCTTCCAACAAGCTTCTGAGAAGAGTCCTGAGAGATCAACTGAAGCAGGAACTCTCAAATCACAGCAAGCTCTGA
- the LOC117837781 gene encoding lipid phosphate phosphatase delta isoform X1 translates to MEAAVAGAGGAGLTRWQAAALSAVAGWVWAASFYDLTRRARALVQPWVTRRVHAETPAILRFQRLQHKLLDNFFSVLSCVVSVPFYTGFLPLLFWSGHNKLARQMTLLMALCDYLGNSVKDMISAPRPCSPPVRRVTATEDEKENAMEYGLPSSHALNTVCLMGYLLHYVLTYGDAGNVMIAAGLSLAFLFVMLIGIARIYLGMHSLIDVIAGICFGIVILAFWLVVHDHVDAFVVSGQNVASFWAGLSLLMCFAYPKPEFPTPSFEYHTAFNGVAFGIVYGIQQTYFHFHTPDAPLIFSSRLPLLAFAGRVLVGIPTILVVKFCSKALSKWLLPVMCSTLGIPIVSSCYVPALKVDNSSKNKPDAKQGAGYLQRVFSLFPQKAYDVDTGIRFVQYASLAWSVVDLVPAIFTHLNL, encoded by the exons ATGGAGGCGGCGGTCGCGggtgcgggcggcgcggggctgaCCAggtggcaggcggcggcgctgtcggCGGTGGCCGGGTGGGTCTGGGCGGCCTCGTTCTACGACCTCACGCGCCGGGCGCGCGCGCTGGTCCAGCCATGGGTCACGCGCCGTGTGCACGCCGAGACGCCGGCAATCCTCAGGTTTCAG AGGTTGCAACACAAGTTGCTGGACAATTTCTTCTCTGTGCTGTCATGCGTTGTCTCTGTTCCCTTCTACACGGgattcctccctctcctcttctgG AGTGGACACAACAAGCTGGCTAGGCAGATGACCCTCCTCATGGCTTTATGTGATTACCTCGGGAACTCTGTCAAG GACATGATATCAGCTCCTCGTCCATGCTCTCCTCCTGTTAGAAGAGTAACAGCCACTGAAGATGAGAAGGAAAATGCCATGGAATATGGGCTTCCATCATCGCATGCTCTCAATACTGTTTGTTTGATGGG ATATCTATTACATTATGTCCTCACATATGGAGATGCTGGCAATGTTATGATTGCTGCTGGTTTATCTTTAGCTTTCTTGTTTGTTATGCTAATTGGCATTG CAAGGATATATTTGGGTATGCACAGCTTGATCGATGTTATTGCTGGAATTTGTTTTGGCATTGTCATCCTAGCATTCTGGTTGGTTGTCCATGACCATGTTGATGCCTTTGTTGTGTCTGGGCAAAACG TTGCATCCTTCTGGGCAGGCCTTTCTCTATTGATGTGCTTTGCATACCCGAAGCCAGAATTCCCGACTCCTAGCTTTGAATACCATACAGCATTCAACGGAGTCGCTTTCGGAATT GTCTACGGCATCCAGCAAACCTACTTCCATTTCCACACCCCTGACGCCCCCCTCATCTTCAGCTCGCGACTGCCCCTGCTTGCATTCGCAGGGCGTGTCCTCGTCGGGATCCCGACCATCCTGGTTGTGAAGTTCTGCAGCAAGGCGCTGTCCAAGTGGCTGCTGCCTGTCATGTGCAGCACCCTGGGCATCCCCATTGTATCATCTTGCTATGTTCCTGCCCTGAAAGTCGACAACAGCAGCAAGAACAAGCCTGATGCGAAGCAGGGTGCCGGGTACCTCCAGAGGGTGTTTTCCCTCTTCCCTCAGAAGGCCTACGACGTGGACACAGGCATCAGGTTCGTGCAATACGCCAGCCTCGCGTGGTCCGTGGTCGACCTGGTGCCAGCCATATTCACCCATCTAAATTTGTAG
- the LOC117837781 gene encoding lipid phosphate phosphatase delta isoform X2, whose translation MCFAKSLRLQHKLLDNFFSVLSCVVSVPFYTGFLPLLFWSGHNKLARQMTLLMALCDYLGNSVKDMISAPRPCSPPVRRVTATEDEKENAMEYGLPSSHALNTVCLMGYLLHYVLTYGDAGNVMIAAGLSLAFLFVMLIGIARIYLGMHSLIDVIAGICFGIVILAFWLVVHDHVDAFVVSGQNVASFWAGLSLLMCFAYPKPEFPTPSFEYHTAFNGVAFGIVYGIQQTYFHFHTPDAPLIFSSRLPLLAFAGRVLVGIPTILVVKFCSKALSKWLLPVMCSTLGIPIVSSCYVPALKVDNSSKNKPDAKQGAGYLQRVFSLFPQKAYDVDTGIRFVQYASLAWSVVDLVPAIFTHLNL comes from the exons ATGTGCTTTGCAAAATCATTG AGGTTGCAACACAAGTTGCTGGACAATTTCTTCTCTGTGCTGTCATGCGTTGTCTCTGTTCCCTTCTACACGGgattcctccctctcctcttctgG AGTGGACACAACAAGCTGGCTAGGCAGATGACCCTCCTCATGGCTTTATGTGATTACCTCGGGAACTCTGTCAAG GACATGATATCAGCTCCTCGTCCATGCTCTCCTCCTGTTAGAAGAGTAACAGCCACTGAAGATGAGAAGGAAAATGCCATGGAATATGGGCTTCCATCATCGCATGCTCTCAATACTGTTTGTTTGATGGG ATATCTATTACATTATGTCCTCACATATGGAGATGCTGGCAATGTTATGATTGCTGCTGGTTTATCTTTAGCTTTCTTGTTTGTTATGCTAATTGGCATTG CAAGGATATATTTGGGTATGCACAGCTTGATCGATGTTATTGCTGGAATTTGTTTTGGCATTGTCATCCTAGCATTCTGGTTGGTTGTCCATGACCATGTTGATGCCTTTGTTGTGTCTGGGCAAAACG TTGCATCCTTCTGGGCAGGCCTTTCTCTATTGATGTGCTTTGCATACCCGAAGCCAGAATTCCCGACTCCTAGCTTTGAATACCATACAGCATTCAACGGAGTCGCTTTCGGAATT GTCTACGGCATCCAGCAAACCTACTTCCATTTCCACACCCCTGACGCCCCCCTCATCTTCAGCTCGCGACTGCCCCTGCTTGCATTCGCAGGGCGTGTCCTCGTCGGGATCCCGACCATCCTGGTTGTGAAGTTCTGCAGCAAGGCGCTGTCCAAGTGGCTGCTGCCTGTCATGTGCAGCACCCTGGGCATCCCCATTGTATCATCTTGCTATGTTCCTGCCCTGAAAGTCGACAACAGCAGCAAGAACAAGCCTGATGCGAAGCAGGGTGCCGGGTACCTCCAGAGGGTGTTTTCCCTCTTCCCTCAGAAGGCCTACGACGTGGACACAGGCATCAGGTTCGTGCAATACGCCAGCCTCGCGTGGTCCGTGGTCGACCTGGTGCCAGCCATATTCACCCATCTAAATTTGTAG